In a single window of the Salvelinus namaycush isolate Seneca chromosome 18, SaNama_1.0, whole genome shotgun sequence genome:
- the LOC120063004 gene encoding deoxyguanosine kinase, mitochondrial-like isoform X4 → MYSFYRFMVLNLISHCKNLTVSLRYIGSVQKIKRHFLRTRRDENPVLLYSTMARRATNLCLLRSPHCHSSTGPMDDINRVKRVSIEGNIAVGKSTFAQLLQFAGQDWEVVPEPVGKWQSIESGSSQQKVSNLLDMMYQDPQRWSYTFQTNSCMSRMRTQLQPPPARLLRAEGVPVQVFERSVYSDRYVFALNMFELGCINSTEWAVYQDWHSFLVEQFGRQVELEGIIYLRAPPQKCMERLGQRGRVEEKGVQLDYLEKLHTQHERWLIDKSTKLHFERLTRVPVLVLDASLEFEEDPKVWAKFITQVKDFFSGL, encoded by the exons ATGTACTCATTCTACCGGTTCATGGTGTTGAATCTGATTTCCCACTGTAAAAACCTCACAGTCTCGTTGCGATATATCGGATCGGTTCAGAAGATTAAGCGGCATTTTTTGAGAACCCGCCGAGACGAAAATCCAGTACTTCTCTACTCAACAATGGCGAGAAGGGCGACCAACCTCTGCCTGTTGCGCTCACCACACTGCCATTCAAGCACCGGGCCAATGGACGACATTAACCGAGTTAAGAGGGTCTCTATTGAAGGCAACATTG CGGTAGGAAAGTCGACTTTCGCGCAACTCCTGCAGTTTGCTGGCCAAGACTGGGAAGTGGTTCCTGAGCCCGTGGGGAAATGGCAGAGCATCGAGAGTGGGTCTTCACAA CAGAAGGTCAGTAACCTGTTGGATATGATGTACCAGGACCCTCAGCGCTGGTCCTACACCTTTCAGACCAACTCCTGCATGAGCCGCATGCGCACCCAGCTGCAGCCACCACCAGCACGCCTGCTCAGAGCAGAGGGCGTCCCTGTGCAGGTCTTTGAGCGCTCTGTGTACAGTGATAG GTATGTATTTGCCCTGAACATGTTTGAGCTGGGCTGCATCAACTCTACAGAGTGGGCTGTCTACCAGGACTGGCATTCCTTCCTGGTGGAACAGTTTGGCCGTCAGGTGGAACTGGAGGGCATAATTTACCTCCGAGCCCCCCCACAG AAGTGTATGGAGCGTCTGGGACAACGGGGGCGGGTGGAGGAGAAAGGAGTGCAGCTAGACTACCTGGAGAAACTACACACCCAGCATGAGAGGTGGCTCATAGACAAGAGCACAAA GCTGCACTTTGAGCGGTTGACCCGGGTGCCTGTATTGGTGCTGGATGCCAGTCTAGAGTTTGAGGAGGACCCTAAGGTGTGGGCCAAATTTATCACACAG
- the LOC120063004 gene encoding transcobalamin-2-like isoform X2, which translates to MYTLYILSGLLALVASKPCDPVGSEPGELLLSLNKNLLRSLEDEGTSPNPSVHLALRLSTHHNLGMESDHLNALKTDLHNDIESSLANSQPVVGLLALYTLALKASCYDLNTLTFTVNQRSETLLTHLKRQMELEKDHIAFSQRPLTNYYQYSLGVLALCVSGVRVNSHVSNKLIRAVEHGHIKHEASDSIDTFAMAGMALQCLKESDTQVQDAALDKALDLIKLKLLDSQRADGHMGNEFSTGLAVQALLAMGSQVQECASSMEAMRSDVRKGTYLNPMAMSQTLPALQQKSYLQVKGKECRNEDDSLVLEVREPVTVLQSHTNVALKVEVVKSHGASAVYSVDVPTGTSLVDALELLQKNNIDFTFEKETSLWGPFLSVVNGERARQTDRRYWQLSSDAVGKSTFAQLLQFAGQDWEVVPEPVGKWQSIESGSSQKVSNLLDMMYQDPQRWSYTFQTNSCMSRMRTQLQPPPARLLRAEGVPVQVFERSVYSDRYVFALNMFELGCINSTEWAVYQDWHSFLVEQFGRQVELEGIIYLRAPPQKCMERLGQRGRVEEKGVQLDYLEKLHTQHERWLIDKSTKLHFERLTRVPVLVLDASLEFEEDPKVWAKFITQVKDFFSGL; encoded by the exons ATCCTGTAGGATCAGAGCCTGGTGAGCTGCTCCTCTCACTCAATAAGAATCTGCTGCGTtctctggaggatgaaggaacgTCCCCCAATCCCAGTGTGCACCTGGCCCTGCGGCTGTCCACTCACCACAACCTTGGCATGGAGAGTGATCACCTGAATGCACTTAAAACAGATTTACACAATGACATTGAGAG CTCTCTGGCCAACAGCCAGCCAGTGGTGGGTCTCCTGGCCCTGTACACTCTGGCCCTGAAGGCCTCCTGCTACGACCTCAACACCCTGACCTTCACTGTCAATCAGAGGAGCGAGACCCTGCTGACTCATCTCAAGAGACAGATGGAACTGGAGAAAGACCACATCGCCT TCAGCCAGCGTCCTCTGACTAACTACTACCAGTATTCTCTGGGTGTGCTGgcactgtgtgtgagtggagtTAGAGTCAACTCTCACGTCAGCAACAAGCTCATCAGGGCTGTAGAGCATGGACATATCAAACATGAAGCCTCTGATAGCATTG ACACGTTTGCCATGGCTGGGATGGCCCTGCAGTGCCTGAAGGAGTCTGACACCCAGGTGCAGGATGCCGCTCTGGACAAAGCCCTGGACCTCATCAAGCTGAAGCTACTGGACTCCCAGCGGGCTGATGGTCACATGGGCAATGAGTTCAGCACAGGCCTGGCAGTGCAG GCCCTGCTGGCGATGGGCAGCCAGGTGCAGGAGTGTGCTAGCTCCATGGAAGCCATGAGGTCAGATGTGAGGAAGGGAACCTATCTCAACCCCATGGCCATGTCCCAAACTCTGCCTGCTCTCCAGCAGAAATCCTACCTGCAAGTCAAGGGCAAGGAGTGCCGCAATGAGGATG ACAGCCTGGTCCTGGAGGTCAGGGAGCCAGTGACGGTGTTACAGAGTCATACCAACGTAGCCCTGAAGGTGGAGGTGGTCAAATCGCATGGGGCATCTGCTGTCTATTCTGTGGATGTGCCAACGGGCACCTCGTTGGTTGATGCCCTTGAACTCCTTCAAAAGAACAACATTGACTTCAC GTTTGAGAAGGAGACCAGCCTTTGGGGACCTTTCCTGAGTGTGGTGAATGGGGAACGGGCTAGACAGACCGACCGCAGATACTGGCAACTCTCCTCAGACG CGGTAGGAAAGTCGACTTTCGCGCAACTCCTGCAGTTTGCTGGCCAAGACTGGGAAGTGGTTCCTGAGCCCGTGGGGAAATGGCAGAGCATCGAGAGTGGGTCTTCACAA AAGGTCAGTAACCTGTTGGATATGATGTACCAGGACCCTCAGCGCTGGTCCTACACCTTTCAGACCAACTCCTGCATGAGCCGCATGCGCACCCAGCTGCAGCCACCACCAGCACGCCTGCTCAGAGCAGAGGGCGTCCCTGTGCAGGTCTTTGAGCGCTCTGTGTACAGTGATAG GTATGTATTTGCCCTGAACATGTTTGAGCTGGGCTGCATCAACTCTACAGAGTGGGCTGTCTACCAGGACTGGCATTCCTTCCTGGTGGAACAGTTTGGCCGTCAGGTGGAACTGGAGGGCATAATTTACCTCCGAGCCCCCCCACAG AAGTGTATGGAGCGTCTGGGACAACGGGGGCGGGTGGAGGAGAAAGGAGTGCAGCTAGACTACCTGGAGAAACTACACACCCAGCATGAGAGGTGGCTCATAGACAAGAGCACAAA GCTGCACTTTGAGCGGTTGACCCGGGTGCCTGTATTGGTGCTGGATGCCAGTCTAGAGTTTGAGGAGGACCCTAAGGTGTGGGCCAAATTTATCACACAG
- the LOC120063004 gene encoding transcobalamin-2-like isoform X1, which yields MYTLYILSGLLALVASKPCDPVGSEPGELLLSLNKNLLRSLEDEGTSPNPSVHLALRLSTHHNLGMESDHLNALKTDLHNDIESSLANSQPVVGLLALYTLALKASCYDLNTLTFTVNQRSETLLTHLKRQMELEKDHIAFSQRPLTNYYQYSLGVLALCVSGVRVNSHVSNKLIRAVEHGHIKHEASDSIDTFAMAGMALQCLKESDTQVQDAALDKALDLIKLKLLDSQRADGHMGNEFSTGLAVQALLAMGSQVQECASSMEAMRSDVRKGTYLNPMAMSQTLPALQQKSYLQVKGKECRNEDDSLVLEVREPVTVLQSHTNVALKVEVVKSHGASAVYSVDVPTGTSLVDALELLQKNNIDFTFEKETSLWGPFLSVVNGERARQTDRRYWQLSSDAVGKSTFAQLLQFAGQDWEVVPEPVGKWQSIESGSSQQKVSNLLDMMYQDPQRWSYTFQTNSCMSRMRTQLQPPPARLLRAEGVPVQVFERSVYSDRYVFALNMFELGCINSTEWAVYQDWHSFLVEQFGRQVELEGIIYLRAPPQKCMERLGQRGRVEEKGVQLDYLEKLHTQHERWLIDKSTKLHFERLTRVPVLVLDASLEFEEDPKVWAKFITQVKDFFSGL from the exons ATCCTGTAGGATCAGAGCCTGGTGAGCTGCTCCTCTCACTCAATAAGAATCTGCTGCGTtctctggaggatgaaggaacgTCCCCCAATCCCAGTGTGCACCTGGCCCTGCGGCTGTCCACTCACCACAACCTTGGCATGGAGAGTGATCACCTGAATGCACTTAAAACAGATTTACACAATGACATTGAGAG CTCTCTGGCCAACAGCCAGCCAGTGGTGGGTCTCCTGGCCCTGTACACTCTGGCCCTGAAGGCCTCCTGCTACGACCTCAACACCCTGACCTTCACTGTCAATCAGAGGAGCGAGACCCTGCTGACTCATCTCAAGAGACAGATGGAACTGGAGAAAGACCACATCGCCT TCAGCCAGCGTCCTCTGACTAACTACTACCAGTATTCTCTGGGTGTGCTGgcactgtgtgtgagtggagtTAGAGTCAACTCTCACGTCAGCAACAAGCTCATCAGGGCTGTAGAGCATGGACATATCAAACATGAAGCCTCTGATAGCATTG ACACGTTTGCCATGGCTGGGATGGCCCTGCAGTGCCTGAAGGAGTCTGACACCCAGGTGCAGGATGCCGCTCTGGACAAAGCCCTGGACCTCATCAAGCTGAAGCTACTGGACTCCCAGCGGGCTGATGGTCACATGGGCAATGAGTTCAGCACAGGCCTGGCAGTGCAG GCCCTGCTGGCGATGGGCAGCCAGGTGCAGGAGTGTGCTAGCTCCATGGAAGCCATGAGGTCAGATGTGAGGAAGGGAACCTATCTCAACCCCATGGCCATGTCCCAAACTCTGCCTGCTCTCCAGCAGAAATCCTACCTGCAAGTCAAGGGCAAGGAGTGCCGCAATGAGGATG ACAGCCTGGTCCTGGAGGTCAGGGAGCCAGTGACGGTGTTACAGAGTCATACCAACGTAGCCCTGAAGGTGGAGGTGGTCAAATCGCATGGGGCATCTGCTGTCTATTCTGTGGATGTGCCAACGGGCACCTCGTTGGTTGATGCCCTTGAACTCCTTCAAAAGAACAACATTGACTTCAC GTTTGAGAAGGAGACCAGCCTTTGGGGACCTTTCCTGAGTGTGGTGAATGGGGAACGGGCTAGACAGACCGACCGCAGATACTGGCAACTCTCCTCAGACG CGGTAGGAAAGTCGACTTTCGCGCAACTCCTGCAGTTTGCTGGCCAAGACTGGGAAGTGGTTCCTGAGCCCGTGGGGAAATGGCAGAGCATCGAGAGTGGGTCTTCACAA CAGAAGGTCAGTAACCTGTTGGATATGATGTACCAGGACCCTCAGCGCTGGTCCTACACCTTTCAGACCAACTCCTGCATGAGCCGCATGCGCACCCAGCTGCAGCCACCACCAGCACGCCTGCTCAGAGCAGAGGGCGTCCCTGTGCAGGTCTTTGAGCGCTCTGTGTACAGTGATAG GTATGTATTTGCCCTGAACATGTTTGAGCTGGGCTGCATCAACTCTACAGAGTGGGCTGTCTACCAGGACTGGCATTCCTTCCTGGTGGAACAGTTTGGCCGTCAGGTGGAACTGGAGGGCATAATTTACCTCCGAGCCCCCCCACAG AAGTGTATGGAGCGTCTGGGACAACGGGGGCGGGTGGAGGAGAAAGGAGTGCAGCTAGACTACCTGGAGAAACTACACACCCAGCATGAGAGGTGGCTCATAGACAAGAGCACAAA GCTGCACTTTGAGCGGTTGACCCGGGTGCCTGTATTGGTGCTGGATGCCAGTCTAGAGTTTGAGGAGGACCCTAAGGTGTGGGCCAAATTTATCACACAG
- the LOC120063004 gene encoding transcobalamin-2-like isoform X3 gives MYTLYILSGLLALVASKPCDPVGSEPGELLLSLNKNLLRSLEDEGTSPNPSVHLALRLSTHHNLGMESDHLNALKTDLHNDIESSLANSQPVVGLLALYTLALKASCYDLNTLTFTVNQRSETLLTHLKRQMELEKDHIAFSQRPLTNYYQYSLGVLALCVSGVRVNSHVSNKLIRAVEHGHIKHEASDSIDTFAMAGMALQCLKESDTQVQDAALDKALDLIKLKLLDSQRADGHMGNEFSTGLAVQALLAMGSQVQECASSMEAMRSDVRKGTYLNPMAMSQTLPALQQKSYLQVKGKECRNEDDSLVLEVREPVTVLQSHTNVALKVEVVKSHGASAVYSVDVPTGTSLVDALELLQKNNIDFTFEKETSLWGPFLSVVNGERARQTDRRYWQLSSDGNTLSQGIKDFKIETAQQITIKNTRY, from the exons ATCCTGTAGGATCAGAGCCTGGTGAGCTGCTCCTCTCACTCAATAAGAATCTGCTGCGTtctctggaggatgaaggaacgTCCCCCAATCCCAGTGTGCACCTGGCCCTGCGGCTGTCCACTCACCACAACCTTGGCATGGAGAGTGATCACCTGAATGCACTTAAAACAGATTTACACAATGACATTGAGAG CTCTCTGGCCAACAGCCAGCCAGTGGTGGGTCTCCTGGCCCTGTACACTCTGGCCCTGAAGGCCTCCTGCTACGACCTCAACACCCTGACCTTCACTGTCAATCAGAGGAGCGAGACCCTGCTGACTCATCTCAAGAGACAGATGGAACTGGAGAAAGACCACATCGCCT TCAGCCAGCGTCCTCTGACTAACTACTACCAGTATTCTCTGGGTGTGCTGgcactgtgtgtgagtggagtTAGAGTCAACTCTCACGTCAGCAACAAGCTCATCAGGGCTGTAGAGCATGGACATATCAAACATGAAGCCTCTGATAGCATTG ACACGTTTGCCATGGCTGGGATGGCCCTGCAGTGCCTGAAGGAGTCTGACACCCAGGTGCAGGATGCCGCTCTGGACAAAGCCCTGGACCTCATCAAGCTGAAGCTACTGGACTCCCAGCGGGCTGATGGTCACATGGGCAATGAGTTCAGCACAGGCCTGGCAGTGCAG GCCCTGCTGGCGATGGGCAGCCAGGTGCAGGAGTGTGCTAGCTCCATGGAAGCCATGAGGTCAGATGTGAGGAAGGGAACCTATCTCAACCCCATGGCCATGTCCCAAACTCTGCCTGCTCTCCAGCAGAAATCCTACCTGCAAGTCAAGGGCAAGGAGTGCCGCAATGAGGATG ACAGCCTGGTCCTGGAGGTCAGGGAGCCAGTGACGGTGTTACAGAGTCATACCAACGTAGCCCTGAAGGTGGAGGTGGTCAAATCGCATGGGGCATCTGCTGTCTATTCTGTGGATGTGCCAACGGGCACCTCGTTGGTTGATGCCCTTGAACTCCTTCAAAAGAACAACATTGACTTCAC GTTTGAGAAGGAGACCAGCCTTTGGGGACCTTTCCTGAGTGTGGTGAATGGGGAACGGGCTAGACAGACCGACCGCAGATACTGGCAACTCTCCTCAGACGGTAACACTCTCAGCCAGG GTATCAAAGATTTCAAGATTGAGACAGCTCAACAGATCACCATCAAAAACACCAGATACTGA